Proteins encoded together in one Streptomyces sp. B1I3 window:
- a CDS encoding DUF1254 domain-containing protein: MQPGRGGREPDAITALAAEAYVYGSPLVRQLSAVQARLQEGFGALGPAPFNDFAHASGPATPGTHVPLAPADLVDALAQLDLSGGPVRLHVPDTGGAYYVLQFVDAWGNVFAYLGTRATGTGEGDWLIVPPGWAGTVPDVVSGVIDAPTSVVSVVGRLACDGPGDMVRVRALQQELTLTHLGDRAHRTGLPATESGVPGELRFFEELRVWMGDFPPAAADRAYQDRFQPLGLLEEGISPYVSAGAGLVRALGRGLALGRLRVEQAARRTAVVADGPSGSWQTVPHLRDYNLDHFGVGTIGSPEWTVPDREASYLVRAVAARRGRWLPHGYEAVYAHTSRDSRGRPLGGDHSYVLRLAEPPPVRAFWSLTVYDTPGGHLVANAADRYAVGDRTPGLVRGADGSLVLHLSAERPVDPVGAANWLPVPAGGFRPVLRLHLPDQAVLDGSYVIPSLERLVDRREA, from the coding sequence GTGCAGCCGGGGCGAGGCGGCCGGGAGCCGGACGCGATCACGGCGCTGGCGGCCGAGGCGTACGTCTACGGGTCCCCGCTCGTCCGCCAGCTGTCGGCCGTGCAGGCCCGTCTCCAGGAGGGCTTCGGGGCACTGGGGCCCGCGCCGTTCAACGACTTCGCCCACGCGAGCGGGCCGGCCACTCCCGGCACACACGTCCCGTTGGCCCCGGCGGACCTCGTCGACGCGCTCGCCCAGCTCGACCTGTCCGGGGGGCCCGTCAGGTTGCACGTCCCGGATACCGGCGGGGCGTACTACGTCCTGCAGTTCGTCGACGCGTGGGGCAACGTCTTCGCCTACCTCGGCACCCGTGCCACCGGGACGGGCGAGGGGGACTGGCTGATCGTGCCGCCGGGCTGGGCAGGCACCGTGCCCGATGTCGTGTCGGGGGTGATCGACGCGCCCACCTCCGTCGTCTCCGTCGTCGGCCGCCTCGCGTGCGACGGGCCCGGGGACATGGTCCGGGTCAGGGCGCTCCAGCAGGAGCTCACCCTCACACATCTGGGCGACCGCGCCCACCGGACCGGGCTCCCGGCGACCGAGTCCGGGGTGCCCGGGGAACTGCGGTTCTTCGAGGAGCTGCGGGTGTGGATGGGTGACTTCCCGCCCGCCGCCGCCGATCGCGCCTACCAGGACCGCTTCCAGCCCCTGGGACTCCTGGAGGAGGGCATTTCGCCGTACGTGTCGGCCGGGGCCGGCCTCGTGCGCGCGCTGGGCCGGGGGCTCGCGCTGGGCAGGCTGCGCGTGGAGCAGGCGGCCCGCCGGACCGCGGTCGTGGCCGACGGGCCGTCGGGCAGCTGGCAGACGGTTCCTCACCTGCGCGACTACAACCTGGACCACTTCGGCGTCGGCACGATCGGCTCGCCGGAGTGGACCGTTCCCGATCGTGAGGCGTCGTACCTGGTCAGGGCGGTGGCGGCCCGGCGGGGGCGCTGGCTGCCCCATGGGTACGAGGCGGTGTACGCGCACACCTCCCGTGACTCCCGGGGGCGCCCGCTCGGCGGAGACCACAGTTATGTGCTGCGCCTCGCGGAGCCGCCACCGGTCCGGGCCTTCTGGTCGCTGACCGTGTACGACACCCCTGGGGGCCACCTGGTCGCGAACGCGGCGGACCGGTACGCGGTCGGGGACCGCACGCCCGGCCTCGTCCGCGGAGCCGACGGCTCGCTGGTGCTGCACCTGTCGGCGGAGCGGCCGGTGGACCCGGTCGGAGCGGCGAACTGGTTGCCGGTACCAGCAGGTGGCTTCCGGCCGGTGCTGCGGCTTCACCTCCCTGACCAGGCCGTTCTCGACGGTAGTTATGTCATCCCGTCACTCGAGCGGCTCGTGGACCGGCGGGAAGCGTAG
- a CDS encoding HEPN domain-containing protein, translating to MQSVAFAEFGRHITAARHSLGTAAVLRAQVTSALQLDDLVRGALVQGVSALDRYVHEEVRIRLLRLFDSDSFPAAMLRFQVPLSAVLKYKDEGGVGWLEDVVRSRHSFLSFQAPDKIADAIRLVSDGELWSEVAVFTGKPVKGIKQELKLIVTRRNAIAHESDISPIPPFEQNEIYADDVNAALDFIESIVSAIHHFLHQGGHSSGSGQTA from the coding sequence GTGCAGAGTGTTGCTTTCGCAGAATTCGGTAGGCATATCACCGCGGCCCGTCACTCGCTGGGAACCGCTGCCGTCTTGCGCGCGCAAGTTACCAGCGCCCTGCAACTTGACGATCTAGTTCGTGGCGCTCTGGTACAGGGTGTCAGTGCTCTGGATAGGTATGTCCATGAGGAAGTTCGGATACGACTGCTTCGTCTATTTGATTCGGATTCCTTCCCGGCGGCAATGCTTCGATTCCAAGTTCCGCTATCAGCGGTCTTGAAATACAAGGACGAGGGAGGTGTGGGGTGGCTAGAAGACGTAGTGCGTTCACGGCATTCGTTTCTCTCATTCCAGGCTCCTGATAAGATCGCTGATGCGATACGCCTAGTGAGTGACGGCGAGCTATGGAGTGAAGTTGCCGTATTTACAGGTAAGCCCGTCAAGGGCATTAAGCAAGAATTGAAGCTTATCGTGACGCGAAGAAATGCAATCGCACACGAATCCGATATTAGTCCCATCCCTCCATTTGAGCAAAATGAGATTTACGCAGACGATGTAAATGCCGCCTTGGACTTCATCGAAAGCATCGTATCTGCGATACATCACTTCCTCCATCAAGGCGGTCATTCATCCGGCAGTGGGCAAACTGCTTGA
- a CDS encoding HEPN domain-containing protein, with amino-acid sequence MEAFESDGLFWLPGDESAQVAGRISFDPSTGTLLHLIGSFSEDDFGDEEKPAPEVVIGVAGKRYLTLKGCSRKSRKFESPGFLREVYRAQFLFAGQQLVDSQNPMFSRLSVRFNNLYAWADRNSVSREFTFGEDRKKLIKATLTLEPAEVEKVQCDGYEVALTGSWKILGSDKNPGFEQDCSLRVSYDAPVDFERVTGDLTVLQDLITATSDAVTIPTNVTLQVAEDGSEESRRSREGVQLYGQQMPYSRAKDKKVGDMPLSLSAIGGMAAVAGWMGFIRERRVLTGLLLSPIYSSMYIENQFFNRVSAAETLHRMEFSNELRPADEYKHFRKMLVRYVPKNYRGWLSQQIVYSNEPRLRDRLRELAEFAGIVDLLGCDARRWALEITNARNRMVHHDKGKGEGASTVELYWLGESLKVVVLASLAKFSNFSEGSQRRLRESEDMRFLAEKMREIFSAK; translated from the coding sequence GTGGAAGCGTTCGAGAGTGATGGGCTTTTCTGGCTGCCGGGCGACGAGAGCGCTCAAGTTGCTGGTCGGATTTCTTTTGACCCCAGCACAGGGACGCTCCTTCATCTCATAGGTAGCTTCTCTGAAGACGATTTTGGAGACGAGGAGAAGCCAGCCCCTGAGGTCGTCATTGGTGTGGCCGGTAAGCGCTATTTGACTCTTAAGGGGTGCTCCCGGAAGAGTCGAAAGTTCGAGTCCCCGGGGTTCCTCAGGGAAGTCTATAGAGCTCAATTTCTGTTCGCTGGCCAGCAATTGGTTGATTCGCAGAACCCTATGTTCTCGCGCCTTTCGGTCAGATTTAACAACCTGTACGCATGGGCCGATAGGAACTCGGTATCTCGAGAATTTACATTTGGTGAGGATCGAAAAAAGCTTATCAAGGCAACTCTGACTCTGGAGCCCGCCGAAGTCGAGAAAGTGCAATGCGATGGCTACGAGGTGGCCCTTACCGGCTCCTGGAAGATTCTGGGGAGCGATAAGAATCCGGGGTTCGAGCAGGACTGCTCACTTCGCGTGTCTTATGACGCCCCGGTAGATTTCGAAAGAGTGACTGGCGACCTGACTGTCTTGCAGGACCTTATTACGGCGACATCTGACGCTGTCACTATCCCGACGAATGTGACTTTGCAAGTTGCCGAGGATGGGAGTGAGGAATCGCGCCGGTCTCGTGAGGGGGTGCAGTTGTATGGCCAACAGATGCCATACTCACGTGCCAAGGATAAGAAAGTCGGTGATATGCCGCTTAGTCTTTCGGCGATTGGAGGAATGGCGGCTGTTGCAGGGTGGATGGGCTTCATACGTGAACGCAGGGTACTTACAGGTCTTCTGCTGTCTCCCATCTATAGCAGTATGTATATCGAAAATCAGTTCTTCAATAGGGTGTCGGCTGCGGAAACGCTCCACAGGATGGAATTCTCGAACGAGCTTCGCCCGGCGGATGAGTACAAACATTTCCGTAAGATGCTCGTTCGCTACGTGCCCAAGAACTACAGAGGATGGCTGAGTCAGCAGATCGTTTATTCCAACGAGCCGAGGTTGCGTGATCGCCTCAGGGAACTCGCGGAGTTCGCTGGGATCGTAGATCTCCTTGGATGTGATGCTCGTCGGTGGGCGTTGGAAATTACTAACGCTCGAAACCGGATGGTGCATCACGATAAAGGGAAAGGTGAGGGTGCTTCGACCGTAGAGCTTTATTGGCTGGGGGAGTCACTCAAGGTCGTAGTGCTTGCCTCTCTTGCTAAGTTTTCCAACTTTTCAGAAGGGTCGCAACGGCGCCTGAGGGAGTCAGAGGATATGCGTTTCCTTGCAGAGAAGATGCGAGAGATCTTCTCTGCGAAATGA
- a CDS encoding flavoprotein — translation MGTAADGVEQLRTGLVVPAIALGWQVAVTLTPNAGRWMRENGELDRLEALTGLPVRDTPRLPTEPRPHPVADCYVVAPASANYVAKLATGIADNQALTQMGEALGTTGVSVVVFPQVNAAHARHPAWGRHIASLRKANVKLVYGPDVWPLYEPREGPADRELPWTAILQSVHSPRLPAGAGS, via the coding sequence GTGGGCACAGCAGCCGATGGAGTCGAGCAGCTACGCACCGGCTTGGTGGTGCCAGCCATCGCCCTCGGCTGGCAGGTAGCCGTGACCCTGACGCCGAATGCCGGCCGATGGATGAGGGAGAACGGCGAGCTCGACCGACTGGAGGCGCTGACCGGTCTGCCGGTGCGGGATACGCCGCGCCTGCCAACTGAGCCGCGACCGCACCCTGTCGCCGACTGCTACGTCGTCGCTCCAGCAAGCGCGAACTACGTCGCCAAGCTCGCGACGGGCATCGCCGACAACCAAGCATTGACTCAGATGGGCGAGGCGCTCGGCACAACCGGTGTGTCCGTGGTGGTGTTCCCTCAAGTCAACGCAGCGCATGCCCGGCACCCGGCGTGGGGGCGTCATATCGCGAGCCTGCGGAAGGCAAACGTGAAGCTGGTTTATGGACCTGACGTCTGGCCGCTGTACGAACCCCGCGAGGGGCCCGCAGATCGAGAACTCCCCTGGACCGCAATTTTGCAGTCTGTCCATTCACCGCGGCTGCCCGCTGGGGCGGGCTCGTAG
- a CDS encoding HAD family hydrolase, with product MPAPAPAVTLVASDLDRTLIYSAAALQLSMPDEQAPRLLCVEVYNHKPLSYMTEQAACLLDELARTTVFVPTTTRTREQYGRIHLPGPAPRYAICANGGHLLVDGVADRDWQAQVAARLADECASLDEVRAHLLATADPAWLIKERVAENVFAYLVVDRPALPESWVKELAAWADPRGWTVSLQGRKIYAVPRPLTKSAAMREVARRCGATTTLAAGDSLLDADLLVAADHGWRPGHGELADSGWGAPQVEVLRQRGVAAGEEILRRFLRAADPRGGLLSGPERLRGAPA from the coding sequence ATGCCCGCCCCCGCACCTGCGGTGACCCTCGTCGCCAGCGACCTCGACCGCACCCTCATCTACTCGGCGGCGGCGCTCCAGCTGTCGATGCCGGACGAGCAGGCCCCGCGGCTGCTCTGCGTGGAGGTCTACAACCACAAGCCGCTCTCCTACATGACCGAGCAGGCCGCCTGCCTGCTCGACGAACTCGCCCGCACCACGGTCTTCGTACCGACCACGACCCGGACCCGGGAACAGTACGGGCGCATCCACCTCCCCGGTCCCGCGCCCCGGTACGCGATCTGCGCCAACGGCGGACACCTCCTGGTCGACGGTGTCGCGGACCGGGACTGGCAGGCGCAGGTGGCGGCCCGGCTCGCCGACGAGTGTGCCTCCCTGGACGAGGTACGGGCCCACCTCCTCGCGACGGCCGACCCGGCATGGCTGATCAAGGAACGCGTCGCGGAGAACGTCTTCGCCTACCTGGTGGTCGACCGCCCGGCCCTGCCCGAGAGCTGGGTCAAGGAGCTGGCCGCCTGGGCGGACCCCCGCGGCTGGACCGTCTCGCTGCAGGGACGCAAGATCTACGCGGTGCCCAGGCCGCTCACCAAGAGCGCCGCGATGAGGGAGGTGGCCCGCCGTTGCGGCGCCACCACGACCCTTGCCGCCGGTGACTCACTCCTGGACGCGGACCTGCTGGTCGCCGCCGACCACGGCTGGCGCCCCGGCCACGGCGAACTCGCCGACAGCGGCTGGGGCGCGCCCCAGGTGGAGGTGCTCCGGCAGCGGGGCGTCGCGGCCGGTGAGGAGATCCTGCGCCGCTTCCTGCGCGCCGCCGACCCGCGGGGCGGGCTGCTGAGCGGGCCGGAGCGGCTCAGGGGCGCCCCGGCCTGA
- a CDS encoding ParA family protein: MTTNQNSLTRIAFFNHKGGVSKTTSVFHVGWMLAERGHTVLMVDTDPQCNLTGMVMGFRGAGELEEFYRNHGDATVRSAVAPAFEGRPRPIEPVTTVKVPGREGLHLMAGDIRLAEYEVTLGIAQELSGSIQALQNVPGSLSYAIDVTANSIGADYVLIDMSPGLGAINQNLVGISDYVIVPVAPDFFSLMAIDSLSRVLPRWKKWASQASNMGILAEAAYPFPDRQVKVLGTIVQRFRPRAGKPASAFQRWINEIGQAFDSNLRPALLKTDQLLPAATYRAAGIGQDMALAYIADFNSLIGVSQERSTPVFALTEDQIPNVGVVLETNIESTERFHAEFSELALRIEKLVTAAEGNVIEALPPVVAPTEEPGA, encoded by the coding sequence ATGACAACCAATCAGAACAGTCTTACCAGAATTGCCTTTTTCAACCACAAAGGGGGTGTCAGTAAGACAACAAGCGTGTTCCACGTTGGGTGGATGCTCGCTGAACGCGGCCACACAGTGCTGATGGTCGACACTGACCCCCAATGCAACCTAACGGGCATGGTAATGGGGTTCAGGGGGGCCGGAGAACTTGAGGAGTTCTACAGAAATCACGGCGACGCTACCGTCCGTTCTGCAGTTGCTCCGGCGTTTGAAGGACGACCGCGGCCGATCGAACCTGTCACGACAGTGAAGGTGCCAGGAAGAGAGGGCCTCCATCTTATGGCTGGCGACATCAGGCTAGCGGAATATGAGGTGACCCTCGGAATTGCGCAGGAGCTTTCTGGGTCAATCCAGGCACTACAGAATGTCCCCGGAAGCCTTTCCTATGCAATTGACGTCACGGCTAACTCTATTGGGGCAGACTATGTCCTAATCGACATGAGCCCCGGATTGGGTGCGATCAATCAAAACCTTGTAGGCATTAGCGACTACGTAATCGTCCCCGTGGCTCCTGACTTCTTTTCTCTTATGGCAATTGATTCACTTTCACGCGTTCTTCCGCGTTGGAAGAAGTGGGCTTCCCAAGCATCAAATATGGGGATTTTGGCAGAAGCGGCTTACCCATTCCCCGATCGTCAAGTAAAGGTTCTCGGAACCATCGTTCAACGTTTCCGCCCTCGCGCCGGAAAGCCTGCATCTGCGTTCCAACGATGGATCAATGAGATCGGCCAGGCATTTGATTCAAACCTGCGTCCGGCGCTCCTAAAGACCGACCAGCTCCTGCCCGCCGCAACCTACAGGGCTGCAGGAATTGGTCAAGACATGGCATTGGCCTACATCGCTGACTTCAACAGTCTCATCGGCGTATCTCAAGAGCGCAGCACTCCAGTTTTTGCCCTAACTGAGGATCAGATTCCCAACGTCGGCGTCGTCCTAGAGACGAATATCGAGTCCACCGAACGATTCCATGCCGAATTTTCCGAATTGGCGCTAAGGATTGAAAAGTTGGTAACCGCGGCAGAGGGGAACGTTATCGAAGCCTTGCCGCCAGTGGTGGCACCTACGGAAGAGCCCGGGGCGTAG
- a CDS encoding LysE family translocator: MITPAAVGGVALVELGMALTPGPNMIHLASRAITQGRRAGLVSLSGTAVGFVCYLLAAAAGLSALFAAVPVAFTVVKLAGAAYLAYLAWGMLKPGGRSPFAPAQDLPPVSDARLFSMGLLTNLLNPKIALMYAALLPQFLDPHAGPAWGQLLQLGGVQIIVGISVNGLIMLGAARVSGFLAARPRAMTAQRFTAGGLLGAFALRTALSRTPVST; encoded by the coding sequence GTGATCACTCCGGCCGCAGTGGGAGGAGTGGCGCTGGTCGAACTGGGCATGGCCCTGACTCCGGGACCGAACATGATCCACCTCGCCTCTCGCGCGATCACCCAAGGCCGGAGGGCGGGCCTGGTCAGCCTCAGCGGGACCGCCGTGGGATTCGTGTGTTATCTCCTGGCCGCAGCTGCGGGTCTGTCCGCGTTGTTCGCCGCCGTGCCGGTGGCGTTCACGGTGGTCAAGCTCGCCGGGGCCGCCTACCTGGCCTACCTCGCCTGGGGCATGCTCAAGCCCGGCGGCCGCTCGCCCTTCGCCCCGGCCCAGGACCTGCCTCCGGTCTCCGACGCCCGCCTGTTCTCGATGGGGCTGCTGACCAACCTGCTCAACCCCAAGATCGCTCTTATGTATGCCGCCCTGCTGCCCCAGTTCCTGGACCCGCACGCGGGCCCGGCCTGGGGGCAGCTGCTCCAGCTCGGTGGTGTGCAGATCATCGTGGGGATATCCGTGAACGGCCTGATCATGCTGGGCGCAGCACGGGTGTCGGGATTTCTGGCCGCCCGGCCCCGCGCCATGACCGCCCAGCGGTTCACGGCAGGCGGTCTGCTCGGCGCCTTCGCGCTGCGCACCGCCCTGTCCCGCACGCCTGTCTCCACCTGA
- a CDS encoding DUF2277 domain-containing protein, which yields MCRSIKTLRPPAIPEEATEEDMRAAALQYVRKVSGFRAPAAHNQEVFDRAVDEIAEATRRLLDDLEVRGAARV from the coding sequence ATGTGCCGCAGCATCAAGACGCTTCGCCCGCCCGCCATCCCGGAAGAGGCCACCGAGGAGGACATGAGAGCCGCAGCTCTGCAGTACGTGCGCAAGGTGTCGGGCTTCCGCGCGCCCGCCGCGCACAACCAGGAGGTCTTCGACCGGGCCGTCGACGAGATCGCCGAGGCGACGCGGCGCCTGCTGGACGACCTGGAGGTACGGGGCGCCGCCCGGGTCTGA
- a CDS encoding DUF4265 domain-containing protein — translation MTTIESNHVKVSFRLEVDEDGWPPVGAENVWAVDLGDGTACLANTPWFVRGTANGDVVRTHADADGRLWAGEVVRSSENCTIRLIVLRDGGSAAARQSVLNAFWELRVGGEGVDQFSMIALNVPPEVDLLKVQQLLDHGEGKGWWHVEEGCVTLAWRTTRETA, via the coding sequence ATGACGACGATCGAATCGAATCACGTAAAGGTCAGCTTTCGCCTCGAGGTTGACGAAGACGGGTGGCCCCCGGTTGGCGCGGAGAACGTGTGGGCCGTCGACCTGGGTGATGGGACAGCGTGTCTGGCCAACACCCCGTGGTTCGTTCGTGGGACAGCGAATGGCGATGTGGTACGCACGCATGCCGACGCTGACGGCCGGCTCTGGGCCGGAGAAGTGGTCCGGAGCTCTGAGAACTGCACGATCCGATTGATCGTGCTCCGGGACGGCGGCTCCGCAGCAGCGCGGCAGAGCGTGCTCAACGCCTTCTGGGAACTCCGGGTGGGTGGCGAGGGAGTGGATCAGTTCAGCATGATCGCTCTGAATGTGCCTCCGGAGGTTGATCTCCTTAAGGTGCAACAGCTGCTGGACCACGGCGAGGGCAAGGGTTGGTGGCACGTCGAGGAGGGATGCGTAACCCTCGCGTGGAGGACAACACGGGAGACGGCCTGA
- a CDS encoding DUF4097 family beta strand repeat-containing protein, with protein sequence MTIRNRTRTLIASGGTLLLVAGLSGCGSADVDDAPLEHKSFAFSGKTLTIDSENSTLELVPADVDQIEVTRRVDGWVVFGSGPDPVWKLEGDKLTLRVKCSGVISNCGSRHQVKVPRDLALSVDGANGEVIASGFTTPLTLASSNGQVVVRDSEGPLELESDNGSVVAERVSGDSVIARSSNGSIDLAFSQAPNLVDTVSDNGSVTIDLPSGKGPYAVSASADNGDVSVDVPRSDSSPHVVKARSDNGEVTVRSAN encoded by the coding sequence ATGACCATCCGTAACCGCACCAGGACACTCATTGCCTCCGGGGGCACCCTCCTTCTCGTCGCGGGGCTCAGCGGCTGCGGCAGTGCGGACGTGGACGACGCTCCCCTCGAGCACAAGTCGTTCGCCTTCAGTGGGAAGACGCTGACCATCGATTCCGAGAACTCGACGCTGGAGCTCGTACCCGCCGATGTGGATCAGATCGAGGTGACCCGCCGGGTCGACGGGTGGGTCGTGTTCGGCAGTGGGCCCGACCCCGTGTGGAAGCTCGAGGGCGACAAGCTGACGCTCCGCGTGAAGTGCAGCGGCGTGATCAGCAACTGCGGCTCACGCCACCAGGTGAAGGTCCCCCGCGACCTGGCGCTTTCCGTCGACGGTGCCAACGGCGAGGTCATCGCCTCCGGGTTCACCACCCCGCTCACCCTCGCGTCCAGCAACGGTCAGGTGGTCGTGCGCGACTCCGAGGGGCCTCTGGAGCTGGAGAGCGACAACGGCTCCGTCGTGGCCGAGCGGGTCTCGGGGGACTCCGTGATCGCGCGGTCGAGCAACGGGTCCATCGACCTCGCCTTCAGCCAGGCACCGAATCTGGTGGACACCGTCAGCGACAACGGGAGCGTGACCATCGACCTGCCGTCGGGCAAGGGGCCGTACGCCGTCTCCGCGTCAGCCGACAACGGGGACGTCTCCGTCGACGTGCCCCGGAGCGACTCCAGCCCGCATGTGGTGAAGGCGCGCAGCGACAACGGTGAAGTCACTGTCCGAAGTGCGAACTAA
- a CDS encoding SRPBCC family protein, which translates to MSSSLVETVDIKAPVAVTWALWSDVTQWPKFLSHVRRVDPMDERRFSWQLSLPGADKGFVAELTEVVPQDRIAWKTIEGVHHAGVVTFHRLDDTSSRVALQIEYDPKGFVEHLGALTNLDSTLANYDLGEFKKLAETSAAGEGPRGI; encoded by the coding sequence ATGTCCTCCTCCCTCGTCGAGACCGTCGACATCAAGGCGCCGGTCGCTGTCACATGGGCTCTGTGGAGCGATGTCACCCAGTGGCCGAAGTTCCTGAGCCATGTCCGGCGGGTCGACCCGATGGACGAGCGCCGCTTCTCCTGGCAGCTCTCCCTGCCGGGTGCCGACAAGGGCTTCGTCGCCGAGCTCACCGAGGTCGTCCCGCAGGACAGGATCGCCTGGAAGACCATCGAGGGCGTCCACCACGCCGGTGTCGTCACCTTCCACCGGCTCGATGACACCTCGAGCCGGGTCGCCCTGCAGATCGAGTACGACCCCAAGGGGTTCGTGGAGCACCTGGGTGCTCTGACCAACCTCGACTCGACGCTGGCCAACTACGACCTGGGTGAGTTCAAGAAGCTGGCCGAGACCTCGGCGGCCGGTGAGGGCCCCAGGGGTATCTGA
- a CDS encoding SHOCT domain-containing protein, which produces MDDYPLLNLFWTMLWLFLWVMWFFLLFKVVTDIFRDHSLSGWAKAGWLVLTLVLPYLGVFVYLIARGKSMGQRDAKQLKEHEEAVRQYIQQTAGGGNPMGELEKLSTLKDKGDITQEEFERAKTKLLA; this is translated from the coding sequence ATGGACGACTACCCCCTCCTCAACCTGTTCTGGACCATGCTGTGGCTCTTTTTGTGGGTCATGTGGTTCTTCCTTCTCTTCAAGGTCGTCACGGATATCTTCCGGGACCACAGCCTCAGCGGTTGGGCCAAAGCAGGGTGGCTTGTCCTCACACTCGTGCTGCCCTACCTCGGCGTCTTCGTGTATCTCATCGCCCGCGGGAAGAGCATGGGCCAAAGGGACGCGAAGCAGCTCAAGGAGCACGAGGAAGCCGTCCGTCAGTACATCCAGCAGACGGCCGGAGGCGGGAATCCTATGGGTGAGCTGGAAAAGCTCTCCACGCTCAAGGACAAGGGTGACATCACCCAGGAAGAGTTCGAGCGCGCCAAGACCAAGTTGCTGGCCTAG
- a CDS encoding zinc ribbon domain-containing protein, whose protein sequence is MPRYEYRCRPCGETFELSRPMAESSAPASCPSGHEDTVKLLSTVAVGGSAASAPASAPAAGGGGGGCCGGGCCG, encoded by the coding sequence ATGCCTCGTTACGAATACCGATGCCGCCCCTGCGGCGAGACGTTCGAGCTCAGCCGTCCCATGGCCGAGTCCTCCGCCCCGGCCTCCTGCCCGTCCGGGCACGAGGACACCGTGAAGCTGCTCTCCACCGTGGCCGTGGGCGGCTCCGCCGCGTCCGCCCCTGCCTCCGCCCCGGCCGCCGGGGGCGGAGGTGGAGGCTGCTGCGGTGGCGGCTGCTGCGGCTGA
- a CDS encoding DedA family protein, translated as MLESVGALTGSPWIYAVVALSVLLDVFLPVLPSGVLVITAATAAAASTTTVTSAAGEATRQVPSLLALTLCAATASVLGDLVAYRLAWRGGDRLERAIARSRRLTTAQQRLGAALSRGGGVLVVIARFAPAGRSVVSLGAGAAHRRAKDFLPWSALAGVAWAVYSVGLGYFGGQWLGAGWLGTAVSVLALFLAGSLAALVVRRPAHSGQPAPAGAPAGS; from the coding sequence GTGCTCGAGAGTGTGGGTGCGCTCACAGGCAGCCCATGGATCTACGCAGTGGTCGCCCTCTCGGTACTTCTGGACGTCTTCCTGCCCGTCCTGCCGAGCGGAGTACTGGTGATCACGGCGGCCACGGCTGCCGCGGCGAGCACGACGACGGTCACGTCGGCGGCCGGCGAAGCCACCCGTCAGGTGCCCTCCCTGCTCGCCCTGACCCTCTGCGCGGCCACCGCCTCCGTACTGGGCGACCTCGTCGCGTACCGCCTCGCCTGGCGAGGCGGCGACCGCCTGGAGCGGGCCATCGCACGCTCCCGCCGCCTGACCACCGCGCAGCAGCGCCTCGGCGCGGCCCTCAGCCGTGGCGGCGGTGTCCTCGTCGTCATCGCCCGCTTCGCCCCGGCCGGGCGCTCGGTCGTGTCGCTGGGCGCGGGCGCCGCTCACCGCAGGGCGAAGGACTTCCTGCCGTGGTCGGCCCTGGCGGGGGTGGCCTGGGCGGTGTACAGCGTGGGCCTCGGCTACTTCGGCGGTCAGTGGCTCGGCGCAGGCTGGCTGGGCACGGCCGTGTCGGTGCTCGCCCTGTTCCTGGCGGGCTCCCTGGCGGCGCTCGTCGTCCGCCGGCCCGCCCACTCCGGGCAGCCTGCACCCGCCGGAGCCCCGGCGGGCTCCTGA
- a CDS encoding DUF4383 domain-containing protein produces MATHVTRPTGRRRGTDQRGTDRHGTDRHGTDRRREVTRLDEHLPVDHRLSQVYRAGAGLMGLVLVAFGILGLTGNIGFFDTGGDTVAGLSTNGALSVLSICVGLLLFAGMLIGANFASTLNMLLGIAFLVSGFVNLALLDSDFNFLAFHMQNVLFSFVVGLMLMIFGMYGRVTGGLPHDNPYWRARHPEQAAREERRKRPPMPELPRKRT; encoded by the coding sequence ATGGCCACACACGTCACGCGTCCCACCGGGCGGCGGCGCGGCACGGACCAGCGCGGCACGGACCGGCACGGCACGGACCGGCACGGCACGGACCGGCGCCGCGAGGTCACCCGGCTCGACGAACACCTGCCCGTCGACCACCGGCTCAGCCAGGTCTACCGCGCGGGTGCGGGCCTGATGGGGCTCGTACTCGTCGCCTTCGGCATCCTGGGGCTGACCGGCAACATCGGCTTCTTCGACACCGGCGGCGACACCGTGGCGGGCCTGAGCACCAACGGCGCGCTCAGTGTGCTGTCCATCTGCGTCGGCCTCCTGCTGTTCGCCGGGATGCTGATCGGCGCCAACTTCGCCTCGACGCTCAACATGCTCCTGGGCATCGCCTTCCTCGTCAGCGGTTTCGTGAATCTGGCGCTGCTCGACAGCGACTTCAACTTCCTCGCCTTCCACATGCAGAACGTGCTGTTCAGCTTCGTGGTGGGGCTGATGTTGATGATCTTCGGCATGTACGGGCGGGTCACCGGCGGCCTGCCCCACGACAATCCGTACTGGCGGGCCCGCCACCCCGAACAGGCCGCACGCGAGGAACGCCGGAAGCGGCCCCCGATGCCGGAGCTCCCGCGGAAGAGGACCTGA